A genomic stretch from Rhodomicrobium vannielii ATCC 17100 includes:
- a CDS encoding helix-turn-helix transcriptional regulator, producing MTAKSKKFLTSRDVKDRLGISDMTLHRWLRSSELKFPRPVVIGRRRFWDESEFERFINARRTSV from the coding sequence ATGACTGCAAAATCTAAGAAGTTTCTCACCTCGCGAGATGTCAAAGATCGCCTCGGGATATCCGACATGACGCTTCATCGCTGGTTGCGCTCCAGCGAGCTTAAATTTCCTCGACCGGTTGTTATCGGTCGGCGCCGCTTTTGGGATGAGTCCGAGTTCGAGCGTTTCATCAATGCCCGCCGCACCAGCGTCTGA
- a CDS encoding toprim domain-containing protein: MNEADIKEAFLAAMRASGVHMDCASARGGHPIADGKLKRADSTGKGRRRKYDIWYILHADERPVGEFGDYKHDIRDRWIAGKDLKQLSDAEKAAYQQRIAEIRRERETYQAMLSANAAKAAALLLSGSCSAGFKVAAGHPYLAKKKLPAFPGARVLTKDVRYVIDPEIGEQTVSAGTLIVPMFHTTEGNATLVSVQRIFANGDKRFLKGTPKKGAFHPVGLHTAPDAPIYIAEGYATAARIHEATGERAVAAFDAGNMTPVAIALKAKYPEARFIIMADNDRFTKGNPGVRHAREAADAIGAPLVIPQFEQGEDDATDFDDLHQKRGAGCVRAAIDAVLNPPVEDAQQSETDDMPFDGDNLSMSFGEERKPKPLVQVRRGAIHEAVDAANQVLADPAIGIFSRSGRLVRAVVYEGAQRTLTSRPRGEGNLDRPDGAIVVRELGEAALCETLTRYANFEKYDGRAKDWVSIDCPTEIARMLLGRQGYGWAAPNLRAVVRAPTLRPDFSVLSEPGYDVASGLLFLSDRIWHHVDSNPTRKDAAAALDVLLEPIEHLPFVDDVDRSAALALLLTAVIRPMLRNAPMFAVTAPAAGTGKSVTVDVASVLSTGKVASVITPTRDDIEMEKRLGAAAIEGDAVIAIDNISHPLASDQLCQLLTQGEVQVRILGRSENVKVPSTALICATGNNLTIVGDLVRRTIRIRLDAKREAPDERLFPFNPIDRALERRAEMVAAALTVLRAYHMAGMPNRAPPMGSFEDWSDIVRSALIWTNMPDPRGNVEEMRAEDPEKVTLREIMDALPSTPFTVKEVKRLVHTDDDLRTALAGYLDRNGSLNTVRFAGFLRRHRDSVAFGRAIRLAHSDERHGSVWSITQIDPCEGGFGG; the protein is encoded by the coding sequence GTGAACGAAGCGGACATCAAGGAAGCGTTCCTCGCCGCGATGCGCGCGAGCGGCGTGCACATGGACTGCGCCTCGGCCCGCGGTGGCCATCCGATCGCTGACGGGAAGCTGAAGCGGGCCGATTCGACGGGCAAAGGAAGGCGCAGGAAATATGACATCTGGTATATCCTGCATGCAGACGAGCGCCCGGTCGGAGAATTCGGCGACTACAAACACGACATCCGCGATAGGTGGATCGCGGGGAAAGACCTCAAACAGCTTTCTGATGCCGAGAAGGCCGCGTATCAGCAGCGAATTGCCGAGATAAGGCGCGAGCGCGAAACCTATCAGGCCATGCTGAGCGCGAATGCGGCCAAGGCGGCGGCCCTTCTACTGTCGGGGAGCTGCAGCGCCGGCTTCAAAGTTGCCGCGGGGCACCCCTATCTCGCGAAGAAAAAGCTGCCTGCTTTCCCTGGCGCGCGCGTGCTGACGAAGGATGTGCGTTACGTGATCGACCCTGAGATTGGCGAGCAGACGGTGAGCGCAGGCACGCTGATCGTGCCGATGTTCCACACGACCGAGGGCAACGCGACGCTCGTCAGCGTCCAAAGGATCTTCGCAAACGGCGACAAGCGATTCCTGAAAGGCACCCCCAAAAAAGGGGCTTTCCATCCGGTCGGGCTTCACACCGCGCCCGACGCTCCGATCTACATCGCCGAAGGCTACGCGACCGCCGCGCGCATCCATGAAGCGACAGGTGAGCGTGCTGTGGCGGCATTCGACGCGGGCAATATGACGCCGGTCGCCATCGCCTTGAAGGCCAAGTACCCCGAGGCCCGTTTTATCATCATGGCGGACAACGACAGGTTCACGAAAGGCAACCCAGGCGTTCGCCATGCCCGCGAAGCCGCCGACGCTATCGGCGCACCACTCGTGATCCCGCAGTTCGAGCAGGGCGAAGACGACGCTACGGACTTTGATGATCTCCACCAGAAGCGCGGCGCGGGTTGCGTGCGGGCAGCCATAGATGCCGTTCTCAATCCGCCGGTTGAGGATGCTCAGCAGTCGGAAACGGACGATATGCCTTTCGATGGCGACAACCTCTCAATGTCCTTTGGGGAAGAGCGAAAGCCGAAACCGCTCGTTCAAGTACGACGCGGCGCCATTCACGAGGCAGTTGACGCTGCCAATCAGGTGCTGGCCGATCCGGCCATCGGCATCTTTTCCAGATCAGGTAGGCTAGTGCGCGCTGTCGTCTACGAAGGAGCGCAGCGCACGCTGACCAGCCGCCCGCGTGGCGAGGGAAATCTTGATCGTCCAGACGGGGCGATTGTGGTGCGAGAACTCGGCGAGGCTGCTCTATGCGAAACGCTCACTCGTTACGCAAACTTCGAAAAATACGACGGGCGGGCGAAGGACTGGGTATCCATCGACTGCCCCACCGAAATTGCGCGCATGCTTTTAGGGAGGCAGGGATATGGCTGGGCGGCCCCAAACCTCCGCGCTGTGGTGCGCGCTCCAACGCTGAGGCCGGATTTCTCCGTGCTGAGCGAGCCCGGATATGATGTGGCCTCGGGCCTTCTATTTCTGAGCGACCGCATATGGCATCACGTCGATTCAAACCCGACGCGTAAAGATGCCGCCGCTGCGCTCGACGTCTTGCTCGAGCCCATTGAGCACCTTCCCTTTGTCGATGACGTTGACCGGTCGGCGGCGCTCGCGCTGCTTCTTACGGCCGTTATCCGTCCTATGTTGCGTAATGCCCCTATGTTCGCAGTTACGGCGCCAGCAGCCGGTACGGGAAAGAGCGTTACCGTCGACGTTGCGTCGGTCCTTTCCACTGGAAAAGTCGCGTCGGTCATAACGCCAACGCGTGACGATATCGAGATGGAGAAGCGCCTCGGCGCGGCCGCCATTGAGGGCGATGCGGTCATCGCTATCGATAACATTTCTCATCCGCTCGCGAGCGATCAGCTCTGCCAACTGCTCACGCAAGGCGAGGTTCAGGTTCGCATTCTGGGGCGCTCGGAGAACGTAAAGGTGCCGTCGACGGCGCTTATCTGCGCTACAGGAAACAACCTCACAATCGTTGGCGACCTCGTGCGACGCACGATCAGGATCCGTCTCGACGCGAAGCGCGAGGCGCCAGACGAGCGGCTTTTTCCTTTCAACCCTATAGACCGTGCCCTCGAGAGGCGCGCGGAGATGGTCGCTGCGGCACTCACCGTGCTGCGGGCCTATCATATGGCCGGTATGCCGAACCGGGCGCCACCAATGGGTTCGTTTGAGGATTGGTCGGACATCGTTCGCAGCGCGCTTATCTGGACCAACATGCCGGATCCGCGTGGAAATGTTGAAGAGATGCGCGCCGAAGACCCGGAGAAGGTCACGCTTCGCGAGATCATGGACGCGCTTCCATCAACTCCGTTCACGGTGAAAGAGGTGAAGCGCCTCGTCCACACGGATGACGATTTGCGCACCGCTCTGGCCGGTTACCTCGACCGCAATGGCTCCCTGAACACTGTTCGATTTGCGGGCTTTCTGCGTCGGCATAGGGACAGCGTTGCTTTTGGTCGCGCAATCAGACTCGCCCACTCAGACGAGCGGCACGGCTCCGTCTGGTCAATCACGCAGATAGACCCCTGTGAAGGGGGGTTTGGGGGGTAA